A stretch of the Desulfobacter sp. genome encodes the following:
- a CDS encoding histidine kinase, which yields MLVALVPLVSFGYIGISQGKQMIEEKAALYLMNLSKRNAESIRQFMIERVNDMNLLCSILDISDSNFEHHINQLKNDPHRPYIDFFILSQSKRLIFSSKGKSIDPKILKKATEPGLSWKGVQAGTLFLLADKDQLNPVLILSKKLTNQNEDDPKYLYTMVDFRFIDVLLKENNIEDTGEVYLVNKGGWFLSASRFGAKALQTKISIQTPVLNTLLPARQSIDYRGKTVLQSQQNIPPFNWIVFADQDMVEILNRIKALEKKALIYAAITGCVVFLLAFFISAVIANMVKEKYQREKEMEFQVIQKEKLASLGLLTSGLAHELNTPLANALLYTQIALEELADKDLNRNSIGQHLSTVIDEVKQGSNVIKNLMYFSRHTHSDSKTVDCNRLLTKLMEITIPHCNSKKIDVKLELEKNIPDVVAHASTVQSILTNLVANAVEAMPDGGSLILKTHFVRVLKMVKIEVNDSGSGISKQAISNIFTPFYSTKKPGEGTGLGLFISYEMAKKLGGDLRVVSATSNNSKQSGTSFTLELPIED from the coding sequence ATGCTTGTTGCACTCGTTCCCCTGGTCTCTTTCGGGTATATAGGAATCTCCCAGGGCAAACAAATGATCGAGGAAAAAGCCGCCTTATATTTAATGAATTTATCAAAGCGAAACGCAGAATCCATCCGGCAGTTCATGATAGAACGGGTCAATGATATGAATCTGCTCTGCAGTATTTTAGACATTTCAGACTCAAATTTTGAGCATCATATCAATCAGTTGAAAAACGATCCCCACAGACCCTATATTGATTTTTTTATTTTAAGCCAGTCCAAAAGACTGATTTTCAGTTCAAAGGGAAAATCCATTGATCCCAAGATCCTGAAAAAAGCCACCGAACCCGGGTTGTCATGGAAGGGGGTTCAGGCAGGTACACTTTTTTTACTTGCAGACAAGGACCAGCTGAATCCCGTATTGATTCTATCCAAAAAGCTCACAAACCAGAATGAAGATGACCCTAAATATTTGTACACCATGGTTGATTTCAGGTTCATCGATGTCCTGTTAAAAGAAAATAACATAGAGGATACAGGGGAAGTTTATCTGGTCAACAAGGGAGGCTGGTTTTTATCCGCCTCCCGATTCGGGGCCAAAGCCCTTCAAACTAAAATTTCAATCCAGACGCCGGTATTGAACACCCTGTTACCTGCCCGCCAATCCATTGATTACCGAGGGAAAACCGTTTTGCAGTCACAACAAAACATACCGCCTTTCAACTGGATTGTCTTTGCTGACCAGGATATGGTTGAGATATTAAACCGGATTAAAGCCCTTGAAAAAAAAGCCCTGATTTATGCCGCCATCACCGGATGTGTTGTCTTTCTTTTGGCTTTTTTTATATCAGCGGTCATCGCAAACATGGTCAAGGAAAAATATCAGCGCGAAAAAGAGATGGAATTTCAAGTCATTCAAAAAGAAAAGCTCGCCTCATTGGGGCTGCTGACCTCCGGACTTGCCCACGAATTAAATACGCCTCTGGCAAATGCCCTGCTTTATACTCAAATTGCACTTGAAGAACTGGCGGATAAGGATCTCAATCGAAACAGCATCGGCCAGCACCTGTCAACCGTGATTGATGAGGTTAAACAGGGAAGCAATGTTATCAAAAATCTAATGTACTTTTCAAGACACACCCACAGTGATTCTAAGACCGTTGACTGTAATCGTTTGTTGACTAAACTGATGGAAATTACCATTCCCCACTGCAATTCAAAAAAAATAGACGTAAAACTTGAGTTGGAAAAAAATATACCGGATGTCGTTGCCCATGCCAGTACCGTGCAATCCATACTGACCAACCTGGTCGCAAATGCTGTTGAGGCCATGCCCGACGGGGGCAGCCTTATATTGAAAACTCATTTTGTCCGGGTATTGAAAATGGTTAAAATTGAAGTAAACGATTCGGGCAGCGGGATTTCAAAACAGGCCATTTCAAACATATTCACCCCTTTCTATTCAACTAAAAAGCCGGGCGAGGGAACCGGGTTAGGGCTGTTTATCAGTTATGAAATGGCCAAAAAATTAGGCGGAGATTTAAGAGTGGTCAGTGCAACCTCCAATAACTCAAAACAGTCGGGGACAAGTTTTACCCTTGAACTGCCCATAGAGGATTAA
- a CDS encoding TRAP transporter large permease yields the protein MSPVLAGICGIMIMLFMFMTRMPVAFVMALVGVAGFSLMISPSAALVLLSRNVYETFSSYDLTTIPLFILMGQLGFNSGISKRLYDAGYKFLGHIRGGLAMATVSACTAFGAVCGSSPATAATMATVGLPEMKRFNYDDELSTGAVASGGGIGMIMPPSVVLIIYGILTEQSIGQLFVAGIFPALLVTLLFIVSIYIRCQMSPEQGPAGEKFSWAQRFKALLGLGETLAIFGLVVGGIFYGLFTPTEAAAVGAFGVLVIAVARRQISWQGFVNSLMETLRTSCMVLMLITGAVIFGKFLAVTRIPFEIASWVGGLDMPPILVMGVIILIYFLGGCFMDALAFVTLTVPIFFPVVTALGYDPIWFGIIIVMVTEMGVITPPVGINVYVVYGVAKTVLKKQVPLEKIFKGITPFLVAVMAGVVILMLCPWIILFLPNLMY from the coding sequence ATGAGCCCTGTCCTCGCCGGAATTTGCGGCATTATGATCATGCTTTTCATGTTCATGACAAGAATGCCTGTGGCCTTTGTCATGGCATTGGTAGGGGTGGCGGGTTTTTCCCTGATGATTTCCCCCTCTGCCGCCCTGGTCCTATTGTCCAGAAATGTTTATGAAACCTTTTCATCCTATGATTTGACCACCATCCCCTTGTTCATTCTCATGGGGCAGCTGGGGTTTAATTCAGGGATTTCCAAACGCCTCTACGATGCCGGGTATAAATTTTTAGGCCACATCCGGGGAGGACTTGCCATGGCAACGGTATCTGCCTGCACCGCCTTTGGAGCGGTCTGCGGATCAAGTCCTGCCACCGCCGCCACCATGGCCACGGTGGGCCTGCCGGAAATGAAGCGGTTCAACTATGATGATGAACTTTCCACAGGGGCAGTGGCTTCAGGCGGCGGCATCGGCATGATCATGCCCCCTTCCGTGGTCTTGATCATCTACGGCATCCTCACCGAGCAGTCCATTGGCCAGCTCTTTGTGGCCGGCATTTTCCCGGCCCTGCTGGTCACCCTTCTCTTTATCGTATCCATCTATATCCGGTGCCAAATGTCTCCTGAACAGGGGCCTGCAGGAGAAAAATTCTCCTGGGCACAACGATTCAAGGCCCTGTTAGGGCTTGGCGAAACCCTGGCCATATTCGGACTCGTGGTGGGCGGGATCTTCTACGGGCTGTTCACCCCCACAGAAGCTGCTGCAGTCGGGGCTTTCGGGGTGCTCGTCATTGCCGTGGCAAGACGACAGATCTCATGGCAGGGCTTTGTCAACTCGCTGATGGAAACCCTGAGGACCTCGTGCATGGTCCTCATGCTCATTACCGGGGCTGTTATTTTTGGAAAATTTCTAGCGGTCACACGAATCCCCTTTGAAATCGCCTCCTGGGTCGGAGGGCTTGACATGCCCCCCATCCTGGTCATGGGCGTGATTATTCTCATCTATTTTCTCGGGGGCTGCTTCATGGATGCCCTGGCCTTTGTCACCCTGACCGTGCCCATATTTTTCCCCGTGGTCACGGCCCTGGGGTATGATCCGATCTGGTTCGGGATTATCATTGTCATGGTCACGGAAATGGGAGTCATTACCCCGCCTGTGGGCATCAATGTCTATGTGGTTTACGGGGTGGCCAAAACGGTATTGAAAAAACAAGTCCCCCTGGAAAAAATATTCAAGGGTATTACCCCTTTTCTGGTTGCCGTGATGGCAGGCGTGGTCATCCTCATGCTCTGCCCCTGGATTATCCTGTTTTTGCCCAATCTCATGTATTAA
- a CDS encoding TRAP transporter small permease, translating to MKTKISILDRLSLWLQYLGAAALTAMMLLTVADVVGRFFKHPIFGSVELVGFLAVIVMAAALPYTYKMDGHVGVEIVTRLLPKNIRQGLEIITRTLSFILFSVIAWQMFLYAGDIRDTGEVSMNLEFPIHYIVSILAAGLAVFAVIIGQRIIDTMKQKKES from the coding sequence ATGAAAACGAAAATATCCATACTCGACCGCCTCTCTCTCTGGCTTCAATACCTGGGCGCTGCCGCCCTCACCGCCATGATGCTGCTCACCGTGGCAGATGTGGTGGGCCGTTTTTTCAAACATCCCATTTTCGGCTCAGTGGAACTGGTCGGCTTTTTAGCCGTAATTGTCATGGCAGCGGCCCTGCCCTATACCTATAAAATGGACGGCCATGTGGGCGTGGAAATTGTCACAAGGCTTTTGCCCAAAAACATCCGGCAAGGTCTTGAAATCATCACCCGGACCTTAAGCTTTATCCTGTTCAGCGTTATTGCCTGGCAGATGTTCTTGTATGCCGGGGATATACGGGACACAGGAGAAGTCTCCATGAACCTGGAATTTCCCATCCACTATATTGTCTCTATTCTGGCCGCAGGACTTGCGGTTTTTGCTGTGATCATAGGACAGCGGATCATTGACACCATGAAGCAAAAAAAGGAATCCTGA
- a CDS encoding TRAP transporter substrate-binding protein, translating to MKRTMRSLLLITAIGLLFTPNIWAQTQLSYANFFPPTHIQSQLAESWCKEVKKRTNEEVNIDYFPAGTLTKAPQTYDGVVNGIADIGMTVLAYSRGRFPVASAIDLPMGYTSGVQATALANAVLKEFSPKEFKDTQIMFLHAHGPGLIHTRDKGVNTLEDLKGLKLRGTGTSGLVQAALGASPVGKSMRECYQMLQKGVVDGSSHPMESNKGWKLGEVVHYMVQNYSTAYTTTFAVFMNKDKWAKLTPEQQKIILEINAEWAGKHGRAWDESDQKGLAFFKEKGGKVIAQSETESQKWRTAAAPVIDKYIKTAAKKGLDGKVIVDFIKTNM from the coding sequence ATGAAAAGAACAATGCGCTCTCTTTTGTTGATTACAGCCATAGGCCTGCTTTTTACGCCGAACATCTGGGCCCAAACCCAGCTGAGCTATGCTAACTTTTTCCCCCCCACCCATATCCAGAGTCAGCTGGCAGAATCCTGGTGCAAAGAGGTTAAAAAACGAACAAATGAAGAAGTTAACATTGATTACTTTCCTGCCGGCACCTTGACCAAAGCCCCCCAGACCTATGATGGGGTGGTCAACGGTATTGCAGATATCGGCATGACCGTCCTGGCCTACTCCAGGGGACGGTTTCCCGTGGCCTCGGCCATTGATCTGCCCATGGGCTATACTTCGGGCGTCCAGGCGACAGCCCTGGCCAATGCCGTGCTCAAGGAATTTTCTCCCAAAGAGTTCAAAGATACCCAGATCATGTTTCTCCATGCCCATGGGCCGGGACTTATCCACACCCGGGACAAAGGGGTAAACACTCTTGAGGATCTCAAAGGGCTGAAACTTCGGGGAACCGGCACCAGCGGACTGGTACAGGCAGCTCTCGGGGCGTCTCCTGTGGGGAAAAGCATGAGGGAATGCTACCAGATGCTTCAAAAAGGGGTGGTGGACGGATCTTCCCATCCCATGGAATCCAACAAGGGATGGAAACTCGGAGAGGTGGTCCACTACATGGTCCAAAACTATTCCACCGCCTATACCACAACCTTTGCCGTGTTCATGAACAAGGACAAATGGGCTAAACTGACCCCGGAACAGCAGAAAATCATCCTGGAAATCAACGCTGAATGGGCAGGCAAACACGGGCGGGCCTGGGATGAATCAGATCAAAAAGGACTGGCTTTTTTCAAGGAAAAAGGGGGCAAGGTCATTGCCCAGTCCGAGACTGAATCCCAAAAATGGCGTACCGCGGCTGCCCCTGTCATTGACAAGTATATTAAAACCGCTGCCAAAAAAGGGCTGGACGGAAAAGTCATTGTGGACTTTATCAAAACGAACATGTAA
- a CDS encoding HDOD domain-containing protein: MTDPSFYRRIRPENLPMPDHHIMGLIEYTLREDARIDTLTRLVSTNPSLTVQLLGIVNSAFFGFSRQIHTISEALVVLGMEQIQSLVLCFAVKESLSRFSIPQLDMDAFWGDSVRRGVAARELAKMVNGPVEEAFSAGMLQDIGLLVLFYMDPEKADRWPLLRPNLPEDRRAMEEALFKVTHDHMGGLLARKWGLPKSYARAISAHHRFEKPSRENMLPALIHLADLCNAVYTCHDKAGALKLLEKRSKLFFKLSDEQIQTLLSSLPEQVRQATGPLKIKPTSHDDFNQIMNQANQKLVEDNLTYRELTWKLQNSLSQRDEYAGRLEAELGKAREIQKSLQPDLKKFSNINAFNIPAYHLSGDFYDCFFLPSGAIGFCIGDVSGKGTAAALLMAKAISLFSCLCKVGDDISRVVEMMNAELYETAVQGMFVTFAGGWFDPVTHEVHLINMGHLPPLIMGPEKIIQVKPCGPPLGVMPNVSSPRINTIPMGHSRLFLYTDGFTDGRLKNDPPDQGLLGFKGFLNWLVQSRQMSVHEQVQWIKDQCIQRLAAQADDLTLMILSGESVPL; this comes from the coding sequence ATGACAGACCCGTCTTTTTACCGCCGCATCCGGCCAGAAAACCTGCCCATGCCCGACCATCATATCATGGGACTAATCGAGTATACCCTAAGAGAGGATGCCCGGATTGACACCTTAACCCGGCTGGTATCAACCAACCCCTCTTTAACGGTTCAGCTCCTGGGCATTGTCAATTCCGCTTTTTTCGGATTTTCCAGGCAGATTCATACCATTTCCGAAGCCCTGGTGGTCCTGGGCATGGAACAGATCCAAAGCCTAGTGCTCTGCTTTGCGGTCAAGGAAAGCCTTTCAAGATTTTCCATCCCCCAATTGGACATGGATGCCTTTTGGGGAGATTCAGTCCGCCGGGGGGTGGCAGCCCGGGAACTTGCAAAAATGGTAAACGGACCTGTGGAAGAGGCCTTTTCCGCGGGCATGCTCCAGGATATCGGACTCTTGGTCCTCTTTTACATGGACCCTGAAAAGGCCGACCGATGGCCCCTTTTAAGGCCCAATCTGCCCGAAGACCGCAGGGCCATGGAAGAGGCCTTGTTTAAAGTTACCCACGATCATATGGGCGGGCTTCTGGCCAGAAAATGGGGGCTGCCCAAATCCTATGCCCGGGCCATTTCAGCCCACCACCGGTTTGAAAAACCAAGTCGGGAAAATATGCTGCCGGCCCTGATCCATCTGGCAGATCTGTGCAATGCAGTCTATACCTGTCATGACAAAGCAGGAGCCCTGAAGCTGCTTGAAAAAAGGTCCAAACTCTTTTTTAAACTCTCGGACGAACAGATCCAAACCCTGCTCTCCTCTCTGCCCGAACAGGTCCGTCAGGCCACCGGCCCTTTAAAGATCAAACCCACAAGCCATGATGATTTCAACCAGATCATGAACCAGGCAAACCAGAAACTGGTAGAGGACAATCTCACCTACCGGGAGCTGACCTGGAAACTCCAGAACTCTTTAAGTCAAAGGGATGAATATGCCGGCCGCCTGGAAGCCGAGCTTGGGAAGGCCAGGGAAATTCAGAAAAGCCTTCAGCCGGATCTTAAAAAATTTTCCAATATCAATGCCTTTAATATCCCGGCCTATCACCTTTCCGGTGATTTTTATGATTGTTTTTTTCTCCCTTCAGGCGCCATTGGCTTCTGCATCGGAGATGTCTCGGGAAAAGGCACGGCCGCAGCCCTGCTCATGGCAAAGGCCATCTCCCTTTTCAGCTGTCTGTGCAAGGTAGGGGATGATATCAGCCGGGTGGTGGAAATGATGAATGCAGAACTTTATGAAACCGCTGTCCAGGGGATGTTTGTCACCTTTGCAGGCGGCTGGTTTGATCCTGTCACCCATGAGGTTCACCTCATCAATATGGGCCACTTGCCGCCCTTGATCATGGGCCCTGAAAAAATCATTCAGGTCAAGCCCTGCGGCCCGCCACTGGGGGTGATGCCCAATGTTTCATCTCCCCGAATAAACACCATCCCCATGGGCCACAGCCGGCTGTTCCTATACACGGACGGATTCACAGACGGACGGCTGAAAAATGATCCCCCAGACCAAGGGCTTCTGGGATTTAAGGGATTTTTAAACTGGCTGGTCCAGTCCAGGCAGATGTCCGTTCATGAGCAGGTTCAATGGATCAAGGATCAATGCATCCAGAGGCTGGCCGCCCAGGCCGACGACCTCACCCTGATGATATTGTCCGGAGAATCTGTCCCCCTCTAA